In a single window of the Methanobrevibacter olleyae genome:
- a CDS encoding archease, with protein sequence MEIDESNFKKYDYFDVTADIGFYAYGNSLEEAYENAGLAMFNVITDIDKVKKIESRDFEIVSEDLVSLLYDYLEELLFIQDTEFLFFSDFKVDIEKMDNDDGDDLNSSDLENYKLTCSAYGEEINWDIHPRRSEVKAITFHKMCVKEDDGIFKLRSILDL encoded by the coding sequence ATGGAAATAGATGAATCAAACTTTAAAAAATATGATTATTTTGATGTTACTGCAGATATTGGATTTTATGCTTATGGTAATTCACTAGAGGAAGCATATGAAAATGCAGGTTTAGCTATGTTTAATGTAATAACTGATATTGATAAAGTAAAAAAGATAGAGTCTAGAGATTTTGAAATAGTTTCTGAAGATTTAGTTTCTCTTTTGTATGATTATTTAGAAGAACTTTTATTCATACAAGATACAGAATTCTTGTTCTTTTCTGATTTTAAGGTTGATATTGAAAAAATGGATAATGATGATGGGGATGATTTAAACTCATCTGATTTGGAAAATTATAAATTGACTTGCTCTGCTTATGGTGAGGAAATAAATTGGGATATTCATCCTCGCCGCTCTGAAGTTAAAGCTATTACTTTTCATAAGATGTGTGTAAAGGAAGATGATGGCATTTTCAAGCTTAGATCTATTCTAGATTTATAA
- a CDS encoding ORC1-type DNA replication protein, whose product MAIEDILMFDETLFLNINAFNPDYMPDNFNFRDSQMEGMAMCIRPAIQGGRPTNSVIMGSCATGKTTAIKKVFELVENISDKVVCCYINCQLHTTRFGIFSQIHKKLFGHQPPETGVPFSRVYEKVMKYLGEENKALVVAFDDVNYLFQSQNANKVFYDILRAYEEFEGVRTGIFAILSDLEFRYALDKNVNTVFIPQDITFQPYTYSEIFDILSDRAKAGFFPSVISDEIVEEIANHTIEVGDLRVGIDLLRVCGNIAEANASRTIELEHVEEAIAKQGSVNLMETINSLNDIERTLLKAVADSDEILTAGELSKQFKEEANVSYATFNRTLEKLEFLRLIDTKFTGKGVRGNSREIILRFAPEDIKGCNL is encoded by the coding sequence ATGGCAATAGAAGATATTTTAATGTTTGATGAAACATTATTCCTAAACATAAATGCATTTAATCCAGATTATATGCCTGATAATTTTAATTTTAGGGATAGTCAAATGGAAGGAATGGCTATGTGTATTAGGCCAGCCATTCAAGGGGGCCGTCCTACTAATTCAGTTATTATGGGGTCATGTGCTACTGGAAAAACAACTGCAATTAAGAAAGTTTTTGAATTGGTAGAAAACATCAGTGATAAAGTTGTTTGTTGTTATATTAATTGTCAATTACATACAACACGTTTTGGAATCTTTTCTCAAATTCATAAAAAGCTATTTGGACATCAACCTCCTGAGACAGGAGTTCCTTTTTCAAGGGTATATGAAAAGGTTATGAAATATCTTGGAGAAGAAAACAAAGCATTGGTTGTTGCTTTTGACGATGTTAATTATTTATTCCAAAGTCAAAATGCAAATAAAGTATTTTATGATATTTTAAGAGCTTATGAGGAATTTGAAGGAGTGAGAACTGGTATCTTTGCCATTCTTTCAGATTTGGAATTTAGATATGCTCTTGATAAAAACGTTAACACCGTATTCATTCCTCAAGATATTACATTCCAACCATACACATATTCTGAAATATTCGATATTCTCTCAGACAGGGCTAAGGCAGGATTTTTCCCAAGTGTAATATCAGATGAGATAGTTGAAGAAATTGCTAATCACACTATTGAGGTTGGAGATTTAAGAGTGGGCATCGATCTTCTTAGGGTGTGCGGTAATATTGCAGAAGCTAATGCAAGCAGGACTATTGAATTAGAGCATGTTGAAGAGGCAATAGCTAAACAGGGCTCTGTTAATTTAATGGAAACTATTAATTCTTTGAATGATATTGAAAGAACCTTACTTAAGGCAGTTGCTGATAGTGATGAGATTCTAACTGCTGGAGAGTTATCTAAACAATTTAAAGAAGAAGCTAATGTAAGCTATGCTACTTTCAATAGAACTCTTGAAAAATTGGAATTTTTAAGATTGATTGATACTAAATTTACTGGAAAAGGAGTTAGGGGCAATTCAAGAGAGATCATTTTAAGGTTTGCTCCTGAAGATATTAAGGGCTGTAATCTTTAA
- a CDS encoding 6-hydroxymethylpterin diphosphokinase MptE-like protein yields MDINEWEVWYKEILEDFGFSRDDDEKSADLLDKILDDHGFLTLEDLYDETVYKKNDTGKFIVFGAGPSLKKHIEDSKSYNLDEYVLISADGATTALLEEDIIPDIIATDLDGKISDLLTANAHGVSFVIHAHGNNEENIDLFSGSFDKILGTTQSVPVGNLYNFGGFTDGDRAMFLAIALGADEMVLAGMDFGTIVTKYSRPNIEGETGPADEIKTKKLIYAERLLNWILENTDVKVINLVDN; encoded by the coding sequence ATGGATATTAATGAATGGGAGGTATGGTATAAAGAAATTCTTGAGGACTTTGGATTTTCAAGAGATGATGATGAAAAATCTGCTGATTTATTAGATAAAATACTTGATGACCATGGCTTTTTAACTCTTGAAGATTTGTATGATGAAACTGTTTATAAAAAGAATGACACTGGCAAATTCATTGTTTTTGGTGCAGGTCCTTCATTAAAAAAACATATTGAAGATAGTAAGTCTTATAATTTAGATGAATATGTTCTCATATCTGCTGATGGTGCTACCACTGCTCTTTTAGAAGAAGATATTATTCCAGATATTATTGCCACTGATTTAGATGGTAAAATCTCTGATTTACTAACTGCAAATGCTCATGGAGTTTCTTTTGTTATTCATGCTCATGGTAATAATGAAGAAAATATTGATTTATTCTCAGGAAGCTTTGATAAAATATTAGGAACTACCCAATCTGTTCCAGTAGGTAATCTATATAATTTCGGTGGATTTACTGATGGTGATAGAGCTATGTTTTTAGCTATTGCTTTAGGTGCAGATGAAATGGTTCTTGCAGGTATGGATTTTGGAACAATTGTTACTAAATATTCAAGACCAAATATTGAAGGGGAAACTGGCCCTGCAGATGAAATAAAAACTAAAAAGTTAATTTATGCAGAAAGACTTCTTAATTGGATTTTAGAAAATACCGATGTAAAAGTAATCAATTTGGTTGATAATTAA
- the surE gene encoding 5'/3'-nucleotidase SurE, with product MKNILISNDDGVLAPGILATKQALGDLANLTVVAPKENNSSVGRKVNIMKHLYLDKYELADGSEAYGLSGTPSDSVNVGINYVCDKKPDLVVTGINPGINISKSEITISGTVCAALEAVAQGVPAIACSLFLDDDCFKKDENGQWYVDADYSFAQKILVKLVKKVLDEGLSEGINLLNLNIPSKPLSDKIKITYLADKMLESNILEREDDDGNDTVMIVPKLVENFKEGTDGYCLLVERRPSLTPLNIDLTGRINEVGNWEF from the coding sequence ATGAAAAATATTTTAATATCTAATGATGATGGTGTTTTAGCTCCGGGAATTTTAGCTACTAAGCAAGCACTAGGGGATTTAGCTAATCTAACTGTTGTAGCTCCTAAAGAGAATAATAGTAGTGTAGGCCGTAAAGTCAATATTATGAAGCATTTATATTTAGATAAATATGAATTGGCTGATGGCAGTGAAGCTTATGGTCTTTCCGGAACTCCTTCTGATTCTGTTAATGTAGGTATTAATTATGTTTGTGATAAAAAGCCTGATTTGGTTGTAACTGGAATCAATCCTGGAATCAACATTAGTAAATCTGAAATTACCATTTCAGGAACTGTTTGTGCTGCACTTGAAGCTGTTGCTCAAGGAGTACCTGCTATTGCATGCTCTCTCTTTCTTGATGATGACTGCTTTAAAAAAGATGAAAATGGCCAGTGGTATGTTGATGCAGACTATAGCTTTGCACAAAAGATCCTTGTTAAATTAGTTAAAAAAGTTTTAGATGAAGGCCTTTCAGAAGGGATTAATTTACTAAACCTAAATATTCCATCTAAACCATTGTCTGATAAGATTAAGATAACTTACCTTGCAGATAAAATGCTGGAATCCAATATTCTTGAAAGAGAGGATGATGATGGTAATGATACAGTTATGATCGTTCCTAAATTAGTTGAGAATTTTAAAGAAGGAACTGATGGCTATTGTCTATTGGTAGAAAGACGTCCGAGCTTGACTCCTTTAAACATTGATTTAACTGGCAGAATTAATGAAGTGGGTAATTGGGAATTTTAA
- a CDS encoding aldo/keto reductase yields MVKRVVKKNGDELFPLGLGTMRLPTKNNSIDRELAQEYILHAIDSGINYIDTAYTYHGGESESFLGEILSLKDEKGVKYRDRIKLSTKLPSWMLRSSEDMGAFLNEQLRKLQTDCIDYYYIHSIDLTTLLRLKDLGIYEFLEKARAEGKIKNIGFSYHGAPNEFNMAIDDFNWDMVLIQYNYLDVNAQAGIRGIKYAYEKDIAVFIMEPLKGGILAGELPKELDDLFKGTDSSRSSVDWALSWVFNQKEITCVLSGMGSLSQIKENMAIATRVEVGSLSNEELEMIKKAQGIFNSMIEISCTGCGYCLPCPKGVNIPDCFKIYNDKYLFNKKAFGPISNALVNYYVVVGGITNKQSSAGLCNHCGRCRSLCPQSIDIPNELDSVKSEFERFMFNYQIKFINNIAMPSINKISKFFDFFKHF; encoded by the coding sequence ATGGTAAAGAGAGTAGTAAAAAAGAATGGGGATGAATTATTTCCACTTGGCTTAGGTACTATGCGCCTTCCTACTAAAAATAATTCTATAGATAGGGAACTAGCTCAAGAATATATTTTACATGCTATTGATAGTGGAATAAATTATATTGATACTGCATATACTTATCATGGCGGAGAAAGTGAATCGTTTTTAGGTGAGATTCTAAGTTTAAAAGATGAAAAGGGAGTTAAATATAGGGATAGGATTAAACTATCCACTAAATTACCTTCATGGATGCTAAGATCCAGTGAAGATATGGGTGCATTTTTAAATGAACAACTAAGAAAGCTTCAAACAGATTGCATTGATTATTATTATATTCACAGTATTGATTTAACTACGCTTTTAAGGCTTAAAGACCTTGGAATCTATGAATTTCTAGAAAAAGCAAGAGCTGAAGGCAAGATTAAAAATATTGGATTTTCTTATCATGGAGCTCCCAATGAATTTAATATGGCAATTGATGATTTCAATTGGGATATGGTTCTTATTCAGTATAACTATTTGGATGTTAATGCACAAGCAGGTATTAGAGGCATTAAATATGCTTATGAAAAGGATATTGCTGTTTTTATTATGGAACCTTTAAAGGGAGGGATTCTTGCAGGAGAATTACCTAAAGAGTTAGATGATTTATTTAAAGGCACTGATTCTAGTAGGTCTTCTGTAGACTGGGCTTTAAGCTGGGTTTTTAATCAAAAGGAAATCACATGTGTCTTATCAGGGATGGGTTCTCTTAGCCAGATTAAAGAAAATATGGCTATTGCTACTAGAGTTGAAGTTGGCTCTTTATCAAATGAAGAACTAGAGATGATAAAAAAAGCTCAGGGCATTTTTAATTCTATGATTGAGATCAGCTGTACTGGCTGTGGCTATTGCCTTCCCTGTCCGAAGGGTGTGAATATTCCAGATTGTTTTAAAATTTATAATGATAAGTATTTATTTAATAAAAAAGCTTTTGGGCCTATTTCAAATGCTCTTGTGAATTATTATGTTGTTGTTGGGGGAATAACTAATAAACAATCAAGTGCTGGTTTATGTAATCATTGTGGAAGGTGTAGGAGTTTATGTCCACAGTCTATTGATATTCCAAATGAGCTAGATAGTGTTAAATCAGAATTTGAAAGATTCATGTTCAATTATCAAATTAAGTTTATTAACAATATTGCAATGCCTTCAATAAATAAAATATCTAAGTTTTTTGACTTTTTTAAGCATTTTTAA
- a CDS encoding metallophosphoesterase — translation MDDSYLILLTLLFAVLHICPMLFEEKKSRFITRMLDEISGIWLWMSLFFAMDLIIIYLAGSFLKIPFLAIVLLVALVPLIAIYSYYKAHKLVVNEKTIYLDNLNEDINILHLSDVHFGAIRHKKIIKDIRDKLNELSDICDLVIISGDLADGSSTVEEDDFLAFKDIGIPIIFTAGNHDFYPGIENVYKACKKAGIIILDNEGMEFKDLNIFGLTFSFGEIETVGANELLEFIREDKINIINFHAPQNWEDFSKLGFDIQLSGHTHGGQFYPIVWIGDRIWYNRGLFKGKFATKDKYLHVTTGVGSMDYPFRWGTDSELVILKLRKK, via the coding sequence ATGGATGATTCATATTTGATTTTATTAACTCTTTTATTTGCTGTATTGCATATTTGTCCTATGCTTTTTGAAGAGAAAAAATCAAGATTTATAACTAGAATGCTAGATGAGATATCTGGGATTTGGCTCTGGATGTCTTTATTTTTTGCAATGGATTTAATAATCATTTATTTAGCAGGTAGTTTTTTGAAAATTCCATTTTTAGCCATTGTTTTATTGGTGGCTCTTGTTCCTTTAATCGCCATTTATAGCTATTATAAGGCTCATAAATTAGTTGTCAATGAGAAAACTATTTATTTGGACAATTTAAATGAAGATATAAATATCCTTCACTTGTCTGATGTTCACTTTGGAGCTATCAGACATAAGAAAATTATTAAAGACATTAGAGATAAATTAAATGAGCTTTCAGATATTTGTGACTTGGTTATCATATCTGGAGATTTAGCTGATGGATCTTCTACAGTTGAAGAGGATGATTTTCTAGCTTTTAAAGATATAGGCATTCCCATAATCTTTACTGCAGGTAATCATGACTTTTATCCGGGAATTGAAAATGTTTATAAAGCTTGCAAAAAGGCAGGAATTATTATTTTGGATAATGAGGGAATGGAATTTAAAGATTTAAATATCTTTGGATTAACATTTAGCTTTGGAGAAATTGAAACTGTAGGTGCTAATGAACTACTTGAATTTATTAGGGAGGACAAGATTAATATTATTAATTTTCATGCCCCACAAAACTGGGAGGATTTTTCAAAATTGGGCTTTGATATTCAATTATCTGGTCATACTCATGGAGGCCAATTTTATCCCATTGTTTGGATAGGAGATAGGATATGGTATAATAGAGGCCTTTTTAAGGGTAAATTTGCAACAAAAGATAAGTATTTGCATGTTACAACAGGTGTTGGTTCAATGGATTATCCTTTTAGATGGGGTACAGATTCTGAACTTGTTATTTTAAAGCTAAGGAAAAAATAG
- a CDS encoding pyridoxal-phosphate-dependent aminotransferase family protein: protein MNEILLMLPGPTTADPRVLQAMSKNVVNHRGDEFGKIYTETTELMSKTFQTQNDSYILTGSGTSAMEAALANLVNRGDKVLNIVGGKFGGRFVEIANVHGIESKTLDLEWGTAVSPDQVQEALDADEDIKAVTAVHNETSTGVAAPIDEIGEVMKNYDALYIVDTVSSLGGDYVDVDKFHIDACVTGSQKCLAAPPGLAAITFNDDAWAACEKVEANNYYLNMLKYRASGNKDPAQTPYTPSVSLIYALKAALEVSHEEGLENSVARHHQAAAASRDAVKALNLELFPDEAVSSATVTAVNIPEGATDNDIRGTMLNKYKVQLAGGQDHLKGNIIRIGHMGVINYQELAITFTALGLTLKGLGLVEDAGAGVAALADHYI from the coding sequence ATGAACGAAATATTATTAATGCTCCCAGGTCCAACAACTGCTGACCCAAGAGTATTACAAGCCATGTCTAAAAATGTTGTAAACCACAGAGGAGATGAATTTGGAAAAATTTATACTGAAACTACCGAATTAATGTCTAAAACTTTCCAAACTCAAAATGATTCCTATATCCTTACTGGTTCAGGAACTTCCGCAATGGAAGCAGCTCTTGCTAATCTTGTTAACAGAGGAGACAAAGTATTGAATATCGTTGGAGGAAAATTCGGAGGAAGATTTGTAGAAATTGCAAATGTTCATGGAATTGAATCCAAAACTTTAGATCTTGAATGGGGAACTGCTGTAAGTCCTGATCAAGTGCAAGAAGCTTTAGATGCTGATGAAGATATTAAAGCTGTAACCGCTGTACACAACGAAACTTCTACTGGAGTAGCTGCACCTATTGATGAAATTGGTGAAGTTATGAAAAACTACGATGCATTATACATTGTAGATACTGTATCATCTTTAGGTGGAGACTATGTAGATGTAGATAAATTCCACATCGATGCATGTGTAACTGGATCTCAAAAATGTCTCGCTGCACCACCTGGACTTGCAGCTATCACTTTCAATGATGATGCATGGGCAGCATGTGAAAAGGTCGAAGCGAATAATTACTACCTAAACATGCTAAAATACAGAGCAAGCGGTAATAAAGACCCTGCCCAAACTCCCTACACCCCATCTGTTTCATTAATTTATGCTTTAAAGGCAGCACTTGAAGTTAGCCATGAGGAAGGGCTTGAAAACAGTGTAGCAAGACACCACCAAGCAGCAGCTGCATCAAGAGATGCTGTTAAAGCTTTAAATCTTGAATTATTCCCTGATGAAGCTGTATCCTCAGCTACTGTAACTGCAGTTAATATACCTGAAGGTGCAACTGATAACGACATCAGAGGAACTATGTTAAACAAATATAAAGTCCAGTTAGCCGGTGGACAAGACCATCTTAAAGGAAATATTATTAGAATTGGACATATGGGTGTAATTAATTATCAGGAATTAGCTATTACATTTACTGCATTAGGATTGACCTTAAAGGGATTAGGTTTAGTTGAGGATGCAGGTGCAGGTGTAGCAGCTCTTGCTGACCATTATATCTAA
- a CDS encoding GerW family sporulation protein, which produces MIDETPIKTTVEELRKLININNYIGEAIETEDKILIPVSKATMGFGIGENKNENELTGTGAGVSVEPITMVVVTKGKEGIDGIRTINLAKGNETNKALNELGLIITDILKDIIPSQANGDDYINIDDVSDVEIKDEEIREKAKESINDIKEDISE; this is translated from the coding sequence ATGATTGATGAAACACCGATTAAAACTACTGTTGAAGAGTTAAGAAAGCTTATCAATATTAACAATTACATTGGAGAAGCAATTGAAACTGAAGATAAAATCTTAATTCCAGTATCTAAAGCAACAATGGGTTTTGGAATTGGAGAAAACAAAAATGAAAATGAATTAACTGGAACCGGTGCTGGAGTAAGCGTTGAACCAATTACCATGGTCGTTGTAACAAAAGGAAAGGAAGGAATCGATGGAATTAGAACTATCAATTTAGCAAAAGGAAATGAAACTAATAAAGCATTAAATGAATTAGGATTAATTATAACCGACATATTGAAAGATATTATTCCTTCACAAGCTAATGGCGATGATTATATAAACATTGATGATGTTAGTGATGTTGAAATTAAAGATGAAGAAATAAGAGAAAAAGCTAAAGAAAGCATAAATGATATTAAAGAAGATATAAGCGAATGA